In a single window of the Pseudogemmatithrix spongiicola genome:
- a CDS encoding EAL domain-containing response regulator — translation MSEHHRRVLIVDDDAAVLQASSMLLSRSGFVVDPAPSGEVALRLIAERTYSAILSDINMDGMSGLDLLRTIRERDLDTPVILITGGPSLQTAIDAMAWGAHRYLLKPVAPKELIEAVTRAVLLSDLARLKREAFALRGAQGLPVDDEKALNASFTRALDRLAIVFHPIVSMRQRRALGFEALVRSAEPTLEHPEALLGTASLLGRSDELTRAIYTKIASHAPSLPDGRLLFVNVHPPDLLDHSLHGLGSPLAPFAERIVLEITERASIEKMGDISNIVRDLRLLGYRLAVDDLGTGYAGLSSFTQLSPEIVKLDRSLVEGIDENPTKQRVVRAMLQLCEDLKMQVISEGIEKASERDALVSLGADLLQGYLFGMPASHFNDPPI, via the coding sequence ATGTCCGAACACCACCGCCGAGTCCTGATCGTGGACGACGACGCCGCCGTGCTGCAGGCGTCGTCGATGCTACTCAGCCGCTCCGGCTTCGTGGTGGACCCGGCTCCGTCCGGCGAGGTCGCGCTGCGCTTGATCGCCGAGCGCACGTACAGCGCCATCCTCTCCGACATCAACATGGACGGGATGAGCGGGCTGGACCTCCTGCGGACCATTCGCGAGAGGGACCTCGACACACCCGTCATCCTGATCACGGGCGGTCCGTCGCTGCAGACGGCGATCGATGCGATGGCCTGGGGTGCGCACCGCTACCTGCTGAAGCCAGTCGCCCCGAAAGAGCTGATCGAGGCCGTCACGCGCGCCGTGCTACTGTCGGATCTCGCGCGACTCAAGCGCGAGGCCTTCGCCCTGCGAGGCGCACAGGGGCTGCCGGTGGACGACGAGAAGGCGCTCAACGCGTCGTTCACGCGAGCGCTCGACCGCCTCGCCATCGTGTTCCACCCGATCGTCTCGATGCGGCAGCGCCGCGCGTTGGGCTTCGAGGCCCTGGTACGCTCTGCCGAGCCGACGCTGGAGCACCCTGAAGCGCTGCTCGGCACGGCGTCGTTGCTCGGACGCTCCGACGAACTCACGCGGGCCATCTACACGAAGATCGCGTCGCACGCGCCGTCGCTGCCCGACGGCCGTCTGCTGTTCGTGAACGTGCACCCGCCCGACCTGCTCGACCATTCGCTGCACGGACTCGGGTCGCCCTTGGCGCCGTTCGCGGAGCGCATCGTCCTCGAGATCACCGAGCGCGCGAGCATCGAGAAGATGGGCGACATCAGCAACATCGTGCGCGATCTGCGCCTCCTCGGCTATCGCCTCGCCGTGGACGACCTCGGCACCGGCTATGCGGGGCTCTCGAGCTTCACGCAGCTCAGCCCTGAGATCGTGAAGCTCGACCGCTCGCTCGTCGAAGGCATCGACGAGAACCCGACCAAGCAGCGCGTCGTCCGCGCGATGCTGCAGCTCTGCGAAGATCTCAAGATGCAGGTGATCTCCGAGGGCATCGAGAAGGCCAGCGAGCGCGATGCGCTCGTGTCGCTGGGCGCCGACCTCCTGCAGGGGTACCTGTTCGGGATGCCGGCGTCGCATTTCAACGACCCACCGATCTGA
- a CDS encoding 6-bladed beta-propeller has protein sequence MLFTALGGVLPTTRLGAQARRPVPKPETPAARVPSVRPQQFLTLRGPDLAVGEDADEGPLLFAHISSVAEFADGTIVVAESSDNTLRVFDREGRHVSTFGRRGRGPGEFTNPVTLLKLDEQRLLVMQAFFGATLLHREGGELTLARAATREWDFISGCVTPTGAVVAVWDGTHSLLRLAPDLSRLRAFGQGWSKDSIPSLVEMENRGGGMLACASDGAVAFAQPSGPNVRLYGADDRLRWEIVLPSYRHTFYLMTRGPGGSRGAATIGYGDDFTSALWFLDANTLVLQVSRRDLASGGTRARSGGAFYPTIVSVTTYFIDAASGRLLGRSTALPSLISGGGPSTFRTVEDPFPQLQRYRVTPTTRR, from the coding sequence ATGCTGTTCACGGCGCTGGGGGGCGTCCTGCCGACCACACGGCTGGGTGCCCAGGCGCGGCGACCGGTGCCCAAGCCGGAGACGCCGGCTGCGCGCGTGCCCTCCGTGCGACCCCAGCAGTTCCTGACGCTGCGCGGTCCGGACCTCGCAGTCGGTGAAGATGCCGACGAGGGTCCGCTGCTCTTTGCCCACATTTCGAGCGTGGCAGAGTTCGCCGATGGCACGATTGTCGTCGCGGAAAGTTCTGACAACACGCTGCGCGTCTTTGATCGCGAGGGCCGGCACGTCTCGACATTCGGCCGTCGCGGTCGCGGACCCGGCGAGTTCACCAATCCGGTGACGTTGCTCAAGCTCGACGAGCAGCGCCTCTTGGTGATGCAGGCGTTCTTCGGCGCCACGCTGTTGCATCGCGAAGGAGGCGAACTGACGCTCGCGCGCGCCGCGACGCGTGAGTGGGACTTCATCTCGGGCTGTGTGACGCCGACTGGCGCTGTGGTCGCCGTCTGGGACGGTACGCACTCGCTGCTCCGTCTGGCGCCGGACCTCTCCAGGCTTCGGGCGTTCGGCCAAGGCTGGAGCAAGGACTCGATTCCGTCGCTCGTCGAGATGGAGAATCGAGGCGGTGGCATGCTCGCCTGCGCATCCGATGGGGCGGTTGCCTTTGCCCAGCCGAGTGGTCCGAATGTGCGGCTCTATGGCGCGGACGATCGCCTGCGCTGGGAGATCGTGCTGCCGTCGTATCGCCACACCTTCTACTTGATGACGCGAGGGCCCGGGGGATCCCGCGGTGCAGCCACAATCGGCTACGGCGATGACTTCACATCGGCGCTGTGGTTTCTTGATGCCAACACACTGGTGCTGCAGGTTTCGCGGCGCGATCTCGCCTCCGGCGGAACTCGCGCGCGCAGTGGCGGCGCGTTCTATCCGACGATCGTCTCTGTGACGACGTACTTCATCGACGCGGCGAGCGGCCGCCTGCTCGGACGCAGTACCGCGCTGCCCAGCCTGATCAGCGGCGGAGGGCCCTCGACGTTCCGCACGGTCGAGGACCCGTTCCCGCAGCTGCAGCGCTACCGCGTCACGCCCACGACGCGACGTTGA